A genomic window from Periweissella cryptocerci includes:
- a CDS encoding aldo/keto reductase, which yields MAKIKLGTSDLLVSDVALGVMRIDSKTPAEAQAIVEKSIEKGINFFDTADIYGAGKSSEVFGQALKDAKINREDIFVQSKGGIVPGERFDFSKQHILSAVDGELSRLGVDYLDAFLLHRPDTLVEPEEVAEAFNELEESGKVRHFGVSNQNPNQIELLKTAVKQPLVANQLQFGVMHTGMIDEGIHVNMTDAASVMHDGGILSYSRLHNMTIQAWSPFQYGFFDGPFVDNPQFPELNKTLQTLADKYGVAKNTIATAWILRHPAKMQVILGSMTPSRLDEMTDTDKVSLTRQEWYDVYLAAGNILP from the coding sequence ATGGCAAAGATTAAACTTGGTACAAGTGATTTATTAGTTTCAGACGTAGCTTTGGGCGTAATGCGCATTGATAGCAAGACACCTGCTGAGGCACAAGCAATCGTTGAAAAGTCAATTGAAAAGGGCATCAACTTCTTTGATACAGCAGATATCTACGGTGCTGGTAAGTCTTCAGAAGTCTTCGGACAAGCATTGAAGGATGCCAAAATCAACCGCGAAGATATCTTCGTGCAATCAAAGGGTGGCATTGTTCCCGGTGAACGTTTTGATTTTTCAAAGCAACACATTCTCTCAGCCGTTGATGGTGAATTAAGCCGTTTAGGTGTAGATTACCTTGATGCTTTCTTACTTCACCGTCCAGATACATTGGTTGAACCAGAAGAAGTCGCTGAAGCTTTCAATGAATTAGAAGAATCAGGTAAGGTACGCCACTTTGGTGTTTCAAACCAAAACCCTAATCAAATTGAATTGTTGAAGACTGCGGTTAAACAACCCCTTGTTGCTAACCAATTACAATTCGGTGTAATGCACACTGGTATGATTGATGAAGGCATTCACGTTAACATGACGGATGCGGCATCAGTAATGCACGATGGTGGTATCTTGTCATACAGCCGTCTGCACAACATGACGATTCAAGCATGGTCACCATTCCAATACGGTTTCTTTGATGGTCCATTTGTTGATAACCCACAATTCCCAGAATTGAACAAGACGTTGCAAACATTGGCTGACAAGTATGGTGTTGCTAAGAATACCATTGCAACTGCATGGATTTTACGTCACCCAGCTAAGATGCAAGTTATCTTGGGCTCAATGACACCAAGCCGTCTTGACGAAATGACTGATACTGATAAGGTTTCATTGACACGTCAAGAATGGTACGATGTGTACCTTGCAGCCGGTAACATTCTTCCTTAA
- a CDS encoding toxic anion resistance protein: MTNEPNTNELELDVVPEMKEVVAKPDEPVSQNLIDKLSPDEQKKAHELAGKINVDDNQSTITYGADAQTKIANFSASVLAKVNSNDAPMGDTLTDLLYQLKAADPSELSGGKPSFFAKIFGKVKKSIFETTAKYQKIGAQVDQVAVKLNKDKAWLIKDNQTLEGLFKENMDYFHNLNIYIAAAELKIQDLQQNIIPAAQAKAEASGDQMDFQTVSDRQQFLERLEKRAYDLQLSRQISIQQAPQIRMIQNSNQQLAEKLQTSVNTTLPLWKNQVVIALTVLRQQDAAITQRQVAETTNDLLTKNSEMLKQSTIETAHENERGIVDIETLQTTQQNLIETIEETLQIQKEGREKRKAAEIEMQGMEEQMKQKLLDVSRQANDDTQA; this comes from the coding sequence ATGACCAATGAACCTAATACTAATGAACTTGAATTAGATGTTGTCCCAGAAATGAAAGAGGTCGTCGCTAAACCCGATGAACCAGTAAGTCAAAACTTAATTGATAAGCTCAGCCCTGACGAACAAAAAAAGGCCCACGAATTAGCTGGCAAAATTAACGTTGATGACAACCAATCAACCATCACTTATGGTGCTGATGCCCAAACTAAGATTGCCAACTTTTCAGCATCAGTCTTAGCCAAAGTTAACAGTAATGATGCTCCGATGGGTGACACCTTGACTGACTTGCTTTACCAGTTGAAGGCAGCAGATCCTAGTGAACTGAGTGGTGGTAAGCCATCATTTTTCGCCAAAATTTTCGGTAAAGTTAAAAAATCTATTTTTGAAACAACTGCCAAATACCAAAAAATTGGTGCTCAAGTTGATCAAGTAGCGGTAAAGCTGAATAAAGACAAAGCTTGGTTAATTAAAGATAACCAAACTTTAGAAGGCTTATTCAAGGAAAACATGGACTACTTCCATAACTTGAACATCTACATTGCTGCAGCTGAACTCAAGATTCAAGACTTACAACAAAACATCATTCCTGCCGCTCAAGCTAAAGCTGAGGCAAGTGGTGACCAAATGGATTTCCAAACTGTTAGCGACCGTCAACAATTCCTCGAACGTTTGGAAAAGCGGGCGTATGACTTACAATTGTCACGCCAAATTTCAATCCAACAAGCACCCCAAATTCGGATGATTCAAAACTCAAACCAACAATTAGCTGAAAAATTGCAAACCTCCGTTAATACCACTTTGCCTTTATGGAAGAACCAAGTGGTCATTGCCTTGACAGTCTTACGTCAACAAGACGCTGCTATCACGCAACGTCAAGTAGCTGAAACGACGAATGATTTGCTAACTAAGAATTCAGAAATGTTGAAACAATCAACAATTGAAACTGCCCATGAAAACGAACGTGGGATTGTTGATATTGAAACTTTACAAACAACGCAACAAAACTTGATTGAAACCATCGAAGAAACCTTACAAATTCAAAAAGAAGGCCGTGAAAAACGTAAAGCTGCCGAAATTGAAATGCAAGGTATGGAAGAACAAATGAAACAAAAGCTGTTAGATGTTTCACGCCAAGCAAACGACGATACTCAAGCATAA
- a CDS encoding aldo/keto reductase: MTLTDTYTLANGIEIPVIGFGTWQSAEGDEAYHAVTAALKAGYRHIDTAAGYGNEESVGRAIKDSGIPRAEIFVTTKLGSKAHGYQAAKDALNESLTKLGLDYVDLYLVHWPEPLAIRDHWEQANADMWRSLEEEYHAGKIKALGVSNFMPHHLDVLLQTAEIKPVVNQNFLNPSDRQGELVEYNNAHKILNEAYSPLVTGALLEEVAVKEVAEKYNKNIAQVLIRWSLQHKFLPLPKSTHEERIIQNGDVFDFELTSADMEILDGMTGIAGYHKDPSATPW, from the coding sequence ATGACTTTAACAGATACGTATACATTAGCAAACGGTATCGAAATTCCCGTAATTGGGTTTGGTACGTGGCAAAGTGCCGAGGGTGACGAAGCCTATCACGCAGTCACTGCAGCACTGAAGGCGGGCTACCGTCATATTGATACAGCTGCCGGTTACGGTAATGAAGAATCAGTGGGCCGGGCAATCAAGGATTCAGGCATTCCACGCGCAGAAATTTTTGTTACGACTAAACTAGGTTCTAAGGCGCATGGCTACCAAGCGGCTAAGGATGCACTAAACGAATCATTAACTAAACTGGGTTTGGATTATGTTGACTTGTACTTGGTACACTGGCCAGAACCATTAGCAATTCGCGATCATTGGGAACAAGCCAACGCTGATATGTGGCGTTCACTTGAAGAAGAGTATCACGCGGGCAAAATTAAGGCGTTGGGCGTGTCTAACTTCATGCCACACCACTTGGATGTATTGTTGCAAACGGCTGAAATCAAGCCAGTGGTTAACCAAAATTTCTTGAACCCTTCTGATCGTCAAGGTGAGTTAGTTGAATATAATAACGCCCACAAAATTCTGAATGAAGCATACTCACCACTTGTAACAGGGGCATTGCTTGAAGAAGTTGCGGTGAAAGAAGTTGCGGAAAAATATAACAAAAACATTGCGCAAGTTTTGATCCGGTGGAGCTTGCAACACAAGTTCTTACCACTGCCTAAGTCAACGCACGAAGAACGCATCATTCAAAATGGTGATGTTTTTGATTTTGAATTAACCTCGGCAGATATGGAAATTCTTGATGGAATGACCGGAATTGCAGGCTACCACAAAGACCCATCAGCGACACCTTGGTAA
- a CDS encoding MerR family transcriptional regulator: MSYTISQVEELTGISAYTLRYYDKLGLLPFVDRTNTGNRCFKDADFKYLNMITCLKETGMPLAEIGQFIDWCMAGDTTLNERRQMFTSQVQAVEAQIADLQANLRKLEYKQKYYETAVKYGTEAVIIGDCEFPDIPLRIDQTKLDTLTTKVG; the protein is encoded by the coding sequence ATGTCATATACAATTAGCCAAGTCGAAGAACTAACTGGTATTTCCGCCTACACTTTGCGCTATTACGATAAATTAGGCCTATTACCCTTCGTCGATCGCACGAATACTGGTAATCGCTGTTTTAAGGATGCTGATTTCAAATATTTAAACATGATTACGTGTTTAAAAGAAACCGGGATGCCCCTAGCCGAAATCGGTCAATTTATTGATTGGTGCATGGCTGGTGATACAACCTTGAATGAACGACGCCAAATGTTTACTAGCCAAGTGCAGGCCGTTGAAGCACAAATTGCTGACTTACAAGCAAATTTACGTAAGTTAGAATACAAACAAAAATATTATGAAACAGCCGTTAAATACGGCACGGAAGCAGTCATTATTGGGGACTGTGAATTTCCCGATATTCCACTGCGCATTGATCAAACAAAACTCGATACATTAACAACGAAAGTAGGTTAA
- a CDS encoding 5-bromo-4-chloroindolyl phosphate hydrolysis family protein produces MWIFFKPRFFFIYVLPFFIYGTFAGLSTLTAGVGFIVFILYYVVVLNNRKKIRKVWQQTFQASPRMKLTKNKNLTGFSRQDIAFFNKTMRTAETQLHAWEDSIHANNRLLAIDTKTQGFKAATGLYNELQKEPRKLAYADQFLYTHLPNVVDLSGSFVEISNHTIKNEAVYDSIKAAATTIEAVSMQIADDYTKFVADDLDDIDLQMSIAQQNIEFTNYIKEKRANDQ; encoded by the coding sequence TTGTGGATCTTTTTTAAGCCCCGTTTTTTCTTTATTTATGTATTACCATTCTTCATCTATGGTACTTTTGCTGGCCTGTCCACTTTGACTGCGGGTGTAGGCTTTATTGTCTTCATCTTGTATTACGTCGTTGTCCTGAACAACCGTAAGAAAATCCGCAAAGTTTGGCAACAAACTTTCCAAGCATCTCCGCGGATGAAGTTAACTAAGAATAAGAATTTAACTGGTTTCAGTCGCCAAGACATCGCCTTTTTCAACAAAACAATGCGTACGGCCGAAACGCAACTACACGCTTGGGAAGATAGTATTCACGCAAATAACCGGCTCTTAGCAATTGACACCAAGACCCAAGGCTTCAAAGCTGCTACCGGTCTTTATAATGAATTGCAAAAAGAACCGCGTAAACTGGCCTATGCTGATCAATTCTTATACACACACCTGCCAAACGTCGTTGATCTAAGTGGTTCCTTCGTTGAAATTAGCAATCACACGATTAAGAACGAGGCAGTCTACGATTCGATTAAAGCTGCGGCCACAACCATTGAGGCCGTATCAATGCAAATCGCTGATGATTACACCAAATTTGTCGCCGATGATTTAGACGATATCGACCTACAAATGTCAATTGCTCAGCAAAATATTGAATTTACTAACTACATTAAGGAGAAGCGTGCCAATGACCAATGA
- a CDS encoding NAD(P)-dependent oxidoreductase has translation MQKIGFIGTGVMGTGIVTNLLKANYSVTVYNRTKAHAQRVLDAGATWADTPAALTQQSDIIFTMVGYPTDVENVYFGENGIFSTATAGQIVVDMTTSTPTLAAKIAAYATEHGIGALDAPVSGGDIGAKNGTLTTMVGGDQATYALVLPVLSAISKQVNLFGAAGAGQHTKMANQIMIAATMVGMSEMLVYAKAANLDLQKVLETLSSGGADNWSMDNYAPRIFKGDFQPGFYAKHLLKDLRIALDEAAKMDLDLPGTKLAEKLYQELAEEKQLGNEGTQALVKLWAQFN, from the coding sequence ATGCAAAAAATTGGTTTTATCGGAACTGGTGTCATGGGGACTGGAATTGTTACCAATCTTCTAAAAGCAAATTATTCTGTCACAGTCTACAATCGAACAAAGGCTCATGCACAACGCGTGCTTGATGCCGGCGCAACGTGGGCCGATACTCCTGCTGCATTAACGCAACAAAGTGACATCATTTTTACGATGGTCGGCTACCCAACCGATGTTGAAAACGTATACTTTGGTGAAAATGGTATCTTTTCAACTGCCACAGCCGGTCAAATTGTGGTCGACATGACGACTTCGACACCAACTTTAGCCGCTAAAATTGCCGCCTATGCAACTGAACACGGCATCGGTGCCTTAGATGCCCCCGTTTCCGGCGGTGATATTGGTGCTAAAAACGGTACCTTAACAACCATGGTTGGTGGCGATCAAGCGACCTATGCGCTTGTCTTACCAGTTTTGTCAGCGATATCTAAGCAAGTCAACTTATTTGGGGCGGCTGGTGCCGGGCAGCATACAAAAATGGCCAACCAAATTATGATTGCCGCAACTATGGTTGGGATGAGTGAAATGCTCGTCTATGCAAAAGCAGCCAACCTCGATTTACAAAAAGTGCTCGAAACGTTGAGCTCTGGTGGTGCCGATAACTGGAGCATGGATAATTACGCCCCTCGTATCTTTAAAGGCGACTTCCAACCTGGTTTCTACGCCAAGCACCTCTTGAAAGACCTGCGAATTGCCTTGGATGAAGCAGCCAAAATGGATTTAGATTTACCTGGCACAAAATTAGCTGAAAAGCTCTATCAAGAACTCGCCGAAGAAAAGCAACTCGGCAATGAAGGTACCCAAGCGCTCGTCAAATTGTGGGCGCAATTTAACTAA